A genomic segment from Nitrospira sp. encodes:
- a CDS encoding UDP-N-acetylenolpyruvoylglucosamine reductase: MKFDASLQPYTSFRIGGPAEVLVEPTDLEDLCRLVAQARADKIPLFAVGGTNLLVRDGGIRGIVVSLVKFKGIRQEPDHVLYAEGGVGMPTLIGYAVRRSLTGLEWSAGIPGTVAGCVVMNAGTRLGEMQDAVKAVRMVDPRGQVRDIPAADIPFSYRRAHLPRGIVAGVWLQLKPGDHDRIEKTVKDYLQYRKDTQPLTLPSAGCVFKNPPQDSAGRLVESAGLKGVRIGDVQVSEKHANFMVNVGHARAKDVVALIRKVRAAVKKASGVALELELKVVGQA, encoded by the coding sequence GTGAAGTTCGATGCGTCGTTGCAACCCTATACGTCATTCCGTATCGGTGGGCCGGCGGAAGTTCTGGTCGAACCCACCGATCTGGAGGATCTGTGCCGACTGGTGGCGCAGGCCCGTGCGGACAAGATCCCGCTCTTCGCGGTCGGCGGAACGAATCTGCTCGTGCGCGACGGCGGCATCCGTGGCATCGTGGTCAGCTTGGTCAAGTTCAAAGGGATCCGTCAGGAGCCGGACCATGTGCTCTATGCCGAGGGGGGCGTGGGCATGCCGACCCTGATCGGGTATGCCGTCCGTCGATCCCTGACAGGGTTGGAGTGGAGCGCCGGGATTCCGGGCACCGTCGCAGGCTGTGTCGTGATGAATGCGGGAACGCGATTAGGAGAAATGCAGGATGCGGTCAAGGCGGTTCGCATGGTCGATCCACGCGGACAAGTGCGGGACATCCCTGCCGCCGATATTCCCTTCAGTTACAGGCGCGCGCACTTGCCGCGCGGCATCGTGGCGGGAGTCTGGCTGCAGCTGAAGCCAGGCGACCATGACCGGATCGAAAAAACAGTGAAGGACTATCTCCAGTATCGCAAGGACACCCAGCCCTTGACCCTGCCGAGCGCCGGCTGCGTGTTCAAAAATCCACCGCAGGATTCGGCCGGCCGCCTGGTCGAATCGGCCGGGCTCAAGGGCGTCCGTATCGGCGATGTTCAGGTGTCGGAGAAACACGCAAACTTCATGGTGAACGTGGGGCATGCGCGGGCGAAAGATGTTGTGGCCTTGATCAGGAAAGTCCGTGCGGCGGTGAAGAAGGCATCGGGTGTGGCGCTGGAATTGGAACTGAAGGTCGTCGGGCAGGCCTGA
- a CDS encoding UDP-N-acetylmuramate--L-alanine ligase, translated as MRPAGALAPYEQREREGQRHDRHGIQKPVRGQGLGRAAMFRKTQHIHLVGIGGSGMSGIAEVLLTLGYKVSGSDLSQSETTRRLEELGGRIAIGHQESNIGEAQVVVISSAVAAANPEVVAAKARQIPVIPRAEMLAELMRLKFGVAIAGAHGKTTTTSMVANVLAQGGLDPTMVIGGKVNALGSHARLGRGDLLIAEADESDGSFLRLAPTIVAVTNIDREHLDHYGTMERLNDSFLEFINKVPFYGLAVLCADDERLRNLLPRVVKRYQTYGLQDRSGHVPDFRATDVSLRQWGSEFRAFFRGRNLGPFRLSIPGIHNVSNALIAIAIGLELDIPVDLVRKGLAAFTGVERRFHLRGEKAGIMVVDDYGHHPTEVRATIAAAKQGWDRRVVVLFQPHRYSRSRDLMQEFAHAFDQADALFMTEIYAAGEQPIPGVSGEKLVEAVRAGGHPSATFVERKEHLADQVLPTLKAGDLVITLGAGDIWKTGLAILERLPASA; from the coding sequence ATGAGACCAGCGGGAGCGCTCGCGCCCTATGAGCAACGAGAACGGGAGGGACAGCGGCATGACAGGCACGGCATACAGAAACCGGTTCGGGGACAGGGACTAGGGCGGGCGGCGATGTTCAGAAAGACGCAACATATTCATCTGGTTGGGATCGGCGGCTCCGGGATGAGCGGGATCGCCGAAGTCTTGCTGACGTTGGGATACAAGGTCAGCGGTTCTGACCTGAGTCAGTCGGAGACGACACGCCGGCTGGAGGAGTTGGGAGGGCGCATTGCCATCGGCCACCAAGAGTCCAATATCGGCGAGGCGCAGGTGGTGGTGATCTCTTCGGCGGTGGCCGCCGCCAATCCCGAAGTGGTGGCGGCGAAGGCCCGGCAGATCCCCGTCATTCCGCGTGCCGAAATGTTGGCGGAGTTGATGCGGTTGAAGTTCGGCGTCGCGATCGCCGGTGCCCACGGTAAAACGACGACGACGTCGATGGTCGCCAACGTCCTTGCCCAGGGTGGACTGGACCCCACCATGGTGATCGGCGGCAAGGTGAATGCGCTCGGGAGCCATGCGCGGTTGGGGCGAGGCGATCTCCTGATTGCGGAAGCCGATGAGAGTGACGGCTCGTTCCTCCGCTTGGCGCCGACGATCGTGGCCGTGACCAACATCGATCGGGAACATCTCGACCACTATGGAACGATGGAGCGCCTCAACGACAGCTTTTTGGAATTCATCAACAAGGTGCCGTTCTACGGCCTGGCCGTCCTCTGTGCCGACGATGAACGGTTGCGGAACCTGCTTCCCCGTGTCGTCAAACGCTACCAAACTTACGGTCTCCAGGACCGGTCTGGTCATGTGCCGGACTTCCGCGCGACCGACGTCAGTCTGCGCCAGTGGGGCTCGGAGTTCCGTGCCTTCTTTCGCGGACGCAATCTCGGCCCCTTTCGGCTGTCCATCCCTGGCATCCACAATGTGTCCAATGCGCTGATTGCGATCGCGATCGGGTTGGAGTTGGACATCCCCGTCGATTTGGTCAGGAAGGGGCTCGCGGCCTTCACCGGCGTGGAGCGGCGGTTCCATCTGCGCGGAGAGAAGGCGGGCATCATGGTGGTGGACGACTATGGGCACCATCCGACCGAGGTGCGGGCCACGATCGCGGCGGCAAAGCAAGGATGGGATCGGCGCGTCGTCGTCCTGTTTCAGCCGCATCGTTACAGCCGTTCACGAGACCTGATGCAGGAATTCGCCCATGCGTTCGATCAAGCCGATGCGTTATTCATGACGGAGATCTATGCGGCAGGCGAGCAGCCGATCCCCGGTGTGTCCGGTGAAAAATTGGTGGAGGCCGTGCGCGCGGGCGGGCATCCGTCGGCCACCTTCGTCGAGCGCAAAGAGCACTTGGCAGACCAGGTCCTCCCGACCCTGAAGGCCGGCGACCTCGTCATCACTCTCGGTGCGGGGGACATCTGGAAAACCGGTCTGGCGATCCTCGAGCGGTTGCCGGCTTCAGCGTGA
- a CDS encoding UDP-N-acetylglucosamine--N-acetylmuramyl-(pentapeptide) pyrophosphoryl-undecaprenol N-acetylglucosamine transferase has translation MNIVIAAGGTGGHLYPAIAVAREFLRRDPAAQILFVGTTRGIERKVLEHEGFPLQYIGAKPLMGKSPVEIVKALVTLPASLWQSLKILKGQRADLVFGVGGYTSPAMLVAAFLRRIPGVILEPNAYPGLANKAVAPLVQRVFLAFESTVQFFDRRKTRVVGTPVRRAFLEVSERDAGEIGARPTRHLLIFGGSQGAKAINSAVIEALPSLSEMQHQLTITHQTGEADHARVVAAYEQASVSAQVVPFLYDMPTVLRTADLVVSRAGAMTIAELTVCGKPAILIPLPTAIYNHQLRNAEVMVQAGGAVLLPQAELSGEALARTIIGILDDPQRLETMSRRSWSMRRGDAAEAIVRECDEIMRRRHETSGSARAL, from the coding sequence GTGAACATCGTGATTGCGGCGGGAGGAACGGGCGGTCATCTCTATCCGGCCATTGCCGTGGCGCGGGAGTTTCTGCGACGGGATCCGGCCGCGCAGATCCTGTTCGTCGGCACGACGCGCGGCATCGAGCGCAAGGTGCTGGAGCATGAAGGGTTCCCCTTGCAGTACATCGGTGCGAAGCCTCTGATGGGCAAAAGTCCCGTCGAGATCGTGAAGGCGCTGGTCACCTTGCCGGCGAGCCTGTGGCAATCGCTCAAGATTCTCAAGGGACAGCGGGCCGATCTCGTGTTCGGGGTGGGCGGTTACACCAGCCCGGCGATGCTCGTGGCGGCGTTTCTACGGCGGATTCCCGGCGTGATTCTCGAACCGAACGCCTATCCAGGCCTGGCCAACAAGGCGGTCGCGCCGCTCGTGCAGCGAGTCTTTCTGGCGTTCGAGTCGACCGTGCAATTTTTCGATCGACGCAAGACGCGGGTTGTCGGGACACCGGTTCGACGGGCCTTTCTGGAGGTGTCGGAACGGGATGCCGGAGAAATCGGGGCACGTCCGACACGGCATCTGTTGATTTTCGGCGGCAGCCAAGGAGCGAAGGCCATCAATTCGGCCGTGATCGAAGCATTGCCGTCGCTCAGCGAGATGCAACACCAGCTGACCATCACGCATCAAACGGGCGAAGCCGACCACGCCCGTGTCGTCGCTGCCTATGAGCAGGCCTCGGTGTCCGCGCAGGTTGTGCCCTTCTTGTACGACATGCCGACGGTGCTGCGGACCGCCGACCTTGTGGTCTCGCGGGCCGGGGCGATGACCATTGCCGAGTTGACGGTCTGCGGAAAACCGGCGATTCTGATCCCGCTCCCCACGGCCATCTACAACCATCAACTGCGGAACGCCGAGGTGATGGTCCAGGCCGGAGGAGCGGTGTTGTTGCCTCAAGCCGAATTGAGCGGTGAAGCATTGGCCCGAACCATCATCGGCATTCTGGACGACCCTCAGCGGCTTGAGACTATGAGTCGTCGGAGTTGGAGCATGCGACGCGGTGATGCGGCGGAGGCCATCGTTCGTGAGTGTGACGAGATCATGAGGAGGCGCCATGAGACCAGCGGGAGCGCTCGCGCCCTATGA
- a CDS encoding peptidoglycan glycosyltransferase FtsW, translating to MGQKALGTLTLPWPISNQRPPKRVPVDPALLAVTLILALVGLVMVFSASAVVAGNRFHDPWYFLKRQLAWLGAGLLVMHVVSRIDYVIWRKLAIPLLLLTTVLLVLVLVPSLGSAAKGARRWLHVGPINIQPAELTKFVAVMYVASYVSKKQDHLTQFARGLLPPLIILASLSGLVLLEPDLGTVVVMGLVAVTLLFLAGARIKHLALLSLCALSAVVLLIVGSPYRLKRLLMFLDPSKDPSGAGFQITQSFLAFGSGGAFGVGLGEGKQKLFFLPEAHTDFVLALIGEELGLIGSVTIVLLFGLFVFKGFQVAGRARNQFGRHLAMGITMLIGMQALVNAGVVTGLLPTKGLTLPFVSYGGSSLVANLFGVGILLSISRDRQGGRESGGQRKAQKRGVITE from the coding sequence ATGGGACAGAAAGCGCTCGGGACACTGACGTTGCCCTGGCCGATCTCGAATCAACGACCGCCCAAACGCGTGCCGGTGGATCCTGCGTTGTTGGCGGTTACGCTCATTCTCGCTTTGGTGGGGTTGGTGATGGTGTTCAGCGCCAGCGCGGTCGTGGCGGGGAACCGGTTTCACGATCCCTGGTATTTCCTCAAGCGCCAGCTGGCTTGGCTCGGTGCCGGTTTGCTCGTGATGCACGTCGTGTCTCGGATCGACTATGTCATCTGGAGAAAGCTGGCGATTCCATTGCTGCTCCTGACGACCGTGTTGCTGGTGTTGGTACTCGTGCCGTCGCTCGGCAGTGCGGCCAAGGGTGCGCGACGGTGGCTGCACGTCGGTCCGATCAACATTCAACCGGCCGAGCTGACCAAATTCGTGGCCGTGATGTATGTGGCGTCCTATGTGAGCAAGAAGCAGGACCACCTTACTCAATTCGCCCGTGGTCTGTTGCCGCCGCTGATCATCCTCGCGTCGCTCAGCGGGTTGGTGCTCTTGGAGCCGGACCTGGGAACGGTCGTGGTGATGGGGCTCGTCGCAGTGACACTGCTGTTTCTGGCGGGTGCGCGCATCAAGCATCTCGCGTTACTGTCGCTCTGCGCCTTGTCGGCAGTGGTGCTGTTGATTGTGGGGTCGCCCTACCGATTGAAGCGGTTGCTGATGTTTCTGGATCCGTCGAAAGATCCATCCGGTGCAGGGTTTCAGATCACGCAGTCTTTCTTGGCCTTCGGCAGCGGGGGGGCGTTCGGTGTGGGGCTGGGCGAAGGAAAACAGAAGCTGTTTTTTCTTCCCGAAGCGCACACGGACTTCGTGTTGGCCTTGATCGGCGAGGAGTTGGGGTTGATCGGCAGCGTGACGATCGTGTTGCTGTTCGGTCTGTTCGTGTTCAAGGGATTTCAGGTCGCGGGCCGGGCACGCAACCAGTTCGGCCGTCATCTAGCGATGGGTATCACGATGCTGATCGGTATGCAGGCGCTGGTCAACGCCGGAGTGGTCACCGGACTCCTGCCTACCAAAGGCTTGACCCTGCCCTTCGTCAGTTACGGCGGGTCGTCGTTAGTGGCCAATTTGTTCGGCGTCGGGATCCTGTTGAGCATCTCGCGAGACCGGCAGGGCGGGAGGGAAAGCGGTGGGCAACGAAAGGCGCAGAAGCGCGGGGTGATCACCGAGTGA
- a CDS encoding UDP-N-acetylmuramoyl-L-alanine--D-glutamate ligase: MNVKDQQVTVVGLARSGVAAARLLHHLGARVTVADRKEPQELGAVLSQLDRADIAVNVGAGYESALDRADLVVVSPGVPTQLEAFNPVRARGVRVIGELELAARFLTAPVVAVTGTNGKSTTVTLIGKFLQESGKRAFVGGNLGTAASEAALASVQTPTGSAAPYDYVVLEVSSFQLETIEQFHPRIAAVLNVTLDHMDRYASVDDYAAAKARIFENQTAGDYSLFNLDDARVAALREKTKGAVLGFSRSGAIRPEVAGTTVLDGDRIITTVRGQREEICRRSDMRLIGLHNVENVMAAVTSGLLCGCSIDVIRSVLRSFPGLEHALEVVRERRGVRFVNDSKGTNVDAVLKALEGIEQPIWLIAGGRDKGGDFSRLEKLIREKVKGLMLIGEAAGRIQAAMGDFDRCRHAVTLRDAVELAAGEAQPGEVVLLSPACASFDMFADYQDRGRQFKALVQALPA; the protein is encoded by the coding sequence ATGAACGTCAAGGATCAACAAGTCACGGTCGTCGGGTTGGCGCGCAGCGGCGTGGCGGCCGCGCGGTTGCTGCATCATCTCGGTGCTCGGGTCACCGTGGCCGATCGAAAGGAGCCGCAGGAGTTGGGAGCCGTCCTGTCGCAACTGGACCGAGCGGACATTGCGGTGAACGTGGGCGCCGGGTATGAATCGGCGCTCGATCGGGCCGATCTCGTGGTCGTCAGCCCCGGAGTGCCGACGCAGCTCGAGGCCTTCAATCCTGTACGCGCGCGCGGAGTTCGCGTGATCGGGGAATTGGAACTGGCCGCTCGATTCCTGACGGCACCGGTCGTGGCCGTGACCGGGACGAACGGGAAGAGCACCACCGTGACGCTGATCGGCAAATTTTTGCAGGAGAGCGGAAAACGTGCCTTCGTCGGAGGGAATTTGGGAACGGCCGCCAGTGAAGCCGCGCTCGCCTCTGTCCAGACCCCAACCGGCAGTGCCGCGCCCTATGACTATGTAGTGTTGGAGGTGTCGAGTTTCCAGCTGGAAACGATCGAGCAGTTTCATCCCCGGATCGCAGCGGTGCTGAACGTGACGTTGGATCATATGGATCGTTACGCTTCGGTGGATGACTATGCGGCGGCGAAGGCCAGAATCTTCGAAAACCAAACGGCCGGTGACTATTCCCTGTTCAACCTTGATGATGCCAGGGTCGCCGCCCTGCGCGAGAAGACCAAAGGCGCGGTTCTGGGCTTCAGCCGCAGCGGCGCCATACGGCCGGAGGTGGCGGGAACGACGGTGTTGGACGGTGACCGGATCATCACGACGGTCAGGGGGCAACGCGAAGAAATCTGTCGGCGGAGCGACATGCGATTGATCGGGCTCCACAACGTGGAGAATGTGATGGCGGCAGTGACGTCCGGGTTGCTCTGCGGCTGTTCGATCGACGTGATTCGCTCGGTGCTTCGATCCTTCCCAGGCTTGGAACATGCCCTTGAAGTCGTCCGCGAGCGCCGCGGCGTCCGGTTCGTCAACGATTCCAAGGGGACGAATGTGGACGCCGTGCTGAAAGCCTTAGAAGGGATCGAACAGCCGATCTGGTTGATCGCCGGGGGCCGCGACAAGGGGGGAGACTTCTCGCGGTTGGAAAAGCTGATACGAGAGAAGGTGAAGGGGCTCATGTTGATCGGTGAGGCGGCCGGTCGCATCCAGGCTGCCATGGGAGATTTCGATCGGTGTCGTCACGCAGTGACTCTCCGCGACGCCGTGGAACTCGCTGCGGGAGAGGCGCAGCCCGGTGAGGTGGTCTTGCTCTCGCCGGCCTGCGCCAGTTTCGACATGTTTGCGGACTATCAGGACCGGGGACGGCAGTTCAAGGCCTTGGTGCAGGCTCTGCCGGCTTGA
- a CDS encoding Phospho-N-acetylmuramoyl-pentapeptide-transferase, which produces MLYNWLYPLHTQFSFLNVFRYQSFRIIYAAVTAFLIAFVMAPWLIRKLQEIKLGQQIRDDGPKRHLAKSGTPTMGGILIIFAVVLTTLLWADMTNRYVWLVVVATVGFGAVGFVDDYLKFIKRQSKGLSAAQKFLCQILVALTIGVFLYTLPSYTTKLSVPFFKYFTPDLGWFYIVFVILVIVGSSNAVNLTDGLDGLAIGPVMIAALAYTIVAYVTGNRVMAEYLLIPYIEGAGEIAIFTGAVLGASLGFLWFNTYPASVFMGDVGSLPLGAALGTVAVISKHELLLLLVGGVFVIEALSVILQVGSYKLRGKRIFNMAPIHHHFEMKGWDEPKVVVRLWIIAILLALLSLSTLKLR; this is translated from the coding sequence ATGCTGTACAACTGGCTCTATCCGCTGCACACACAGTTTTCGTTCCTGAACGTCTTTCGGTATCAGAGTTTTCGGATCATCTATGCGGCGGTCACGGCGTTTCTGATCGCGTTTGTGATGGCTCCCTGGCTCATCAGAAAGTTGCAGGAGATCAAGCTTGGCCAGCAGATTCGAGACGACGGGCCGAAGCGGCATCTGGCGAAGAGCGGCACGCCGACCATGGGCGGGATCCTCATCATCTTCGCCGTCGTCTTGACCACCCTGCTGTGGGCCGACATGACCAATCGCTACGTATGGCTGGTGGTGGTGGCAACGGTGGGATTCGGAGCGGTGGGGTTCGTCGACGACTACCTCAAATTCATCAAACGGCAATCGAAGGGGCTGTCGGCGGCGCAAAAGTTTCTCTGCCAGATTCTGGTGGCGTTGACCATCGGCGTCTTTCTCTATACGTTGCCCAGCTATACCACGAAACTCAGCGTGCCGTTCTTCAAATACTTCACACCGGATCTGGGGTGGTTCTACATCGTCTTCGTCATTCTCGTCATCGTGGGCAGTTCCAACGCCGTCAATCTGACGGACGGGCTCGACGGGTTGGCCATCGGGCCGGTCATGATCGCGGCGCTGGCCTATACGATCGTGGCCTATGTGACCGGGAACCGGGTAATGGCGGAATATTTGCTCATTCCCTATATCGAAGGCGCCGGAGAAATCGCGATCTTCACCGGAGCCGTGTTGGGGGCGAGTTTGGGATTTCTCTGGTTCAACACCTATCCGGCCTCCGTCTTCATGGGCGATGTGGGATCACTTCCGTTGGGGGCGGCGCTGGGGACCGTGGCGGTGATCAGCAAGCACGAACTCCTGTTGCTCTTGGTGGGTGGCGTGTTCGTCATCGAGGCCTTGTCGGTGATCTTACAAGTCGGATCCTACAAGTTGCGGGGGAAACGAATTTTCAATATGGCTCCCATCCATCACCATTTTGAAATGAAAGGGTGGGACGAGCCGAAGGTCGTGGTCCGCCTCTGGATCATTGCGATTTTGCTGGCGCTGCTCAGCCTGAGCACGTTGAAACTTCGATAG
- a CDS encoding UDP-N-acetylmuramoyl-tripeptide--D-alanyl-D-alanine ligase, whose translation MRDHGSRGGMALFTVEEICEVLSAKSPMALTPQQLKHRVRRVVTDSRLVRKGDLFVAFEGDRFDGHAFVAKALAQGAVCAVVRDGHPLPPLPKRTETPLLLGVRDTLEAYQRLATHYRNRFPIPVIAITGSNGKTTTKDMVAQVVAQRWKTLKTEGNLNNRIGVPQTLFQLTPRHQAAVIEMGVDQQGQTTRLCEIAKPTIGVITNIGPDHLEFFGSMEGSAQAKAELLDHLPQDGAVVLNADDDYFDYLAARAQCRVVAFGRSPKADIRAVNIRPDEKGGTVFGLVLPGKSRQPEIHIRTQGLHNVSNALAAAAVGSVLELSGAAIAEGLAKFRPAAMRSQISTTHGVQVINDCYNANPASMKAALQLLAQLGHGKRSIAVLGDMLELGADSKRMHREVGAFLAGQGIERLLACGSLGRELAEGARQAGMTNENILELPDAATAGMTLVSMVRQGDVVLVKASRGMRMEQVVDTLTGMRRVAKKAC comes from the coding sequence ATGCGCGACCATGGAAGCCGCGGGGGGATGGCGCTGTTTACGGTCGAGGAAATTTGCGAGGTCTTGAGCGCCAAATCGCCGATGGCGCTGACGCCGCAGCAGTTGAAACATCGGGTCCGGCGTGTGGTCACCGATTCGCGCCTGGTGCGGAAAGGCGATCTCTTCGTCGCGTTTGAAGGTGATCGGTTCGACGGCCATGCCTTTGTGGCGAAGGCCTTGGCACAAGGGGCTGTGTGTGCGGTCGTACGGGATGGACATCCTCTACCGCCGCTGCCGAAACGTACGGAGACGCCGTTGTTGCTCGGAGTGCGGGATACCCTGGAGGCCTATCAACGGTTGGCGACGCACTATCGGAACCGCTTCCCGATTCCGGTGATCGCGATTACCGGGAGCAACGGCAAAACGACCACCAAGGATATGGTGGCTCAGGTGGTCGCACAGCGATGGAAGACGCTCAAGACCGAAGGAAATCTCAATAATCGTATCGGCGTCCCGCAGACCCTGTTTCAGCTCACGCCGCGGCATCAGGCCGCCGTCATTGAAATGGGGGTAGACCAGCAGGGACAAACCACCAGGTTGTGCGAAATCGCGAAGCCGACGATCGGGGTGATTACCAACATCGGTCCGGATCATTTGGAATTTTTCGGCAGCATGGAAGGGTCCGCACAGGCCAAGGCCGAGTTGCTCGATCACCTGCCTCAGGACGGCGCCGTGGTGTTGAACGCCGACGACGATTATTTCGATTACCTTGCGGCGCGGGCGCAATGCCGGGTGGTGGCCTTCGGCCGTTCGCCGAAGGCGGATATTCGTGCCGTCAACATTCGGCCTGATGAGAAGGGCGGCACGGTCTTCGGTCTCGTGTTGCCGGGCAAGAGCCGGCAGCCGGAGATTCACATCCGCACGCAGGGTTTGCACAACGTGAGTAATGCCCTCGCGGCCGCCGCTGTGGGCTCTGTGCTGGAGTTGTCTGGGGCGGCCATCGCGGAAGGTTTGGCGAAGTTCCGTCCGGCCGCCATGCGATCGCAGATCAGCACCACGCACGGCGTGCAAGTGATCAACGATTGTTACAACGCCAATCCTGCTTCCATGAAGGCCGCTCTTCAACTTCTGGCGCAACTCGGCCATGGCAAACGTTCGATTGCGGTGTTGGGCGACATGTTGGAGTTGGGTGCGGACAGCAAGCGGATGCATCGAGAGGTGGGAGCGTTCCTCGCCGGCCAAGGGATCGAACGGTTGCTGGCCTGCGGCTCCTTGGGGCGAGAACTTGCCGAAGGCGCTCGTCAAGCCGGAATGACGAACGAGAACATTCTTGAATTGCCGGACGCCGCCACAGCCGGAATGACGCTGGTTTCGATGGTGAGGCAGGGCGACGTGGTGCTGGTGAAGGCATCACGGGGCATGCGGATGGAACAGGTCGTGGACACCTTGACCGGGATGCGGCGGGTCGCGAAGAAGGCCTGCTAG
- a CDS encoding UDP-N-acetylmuramoyl-dipeptide--2,6-diaminopimelate ligase — translation MTLDELIGPIQRRLGVLERSGDQQVMITGLTDDSRKVESGSLFVAVKGERTDGHEFLDRVLNAGAAAVVVDRGTAVGSIPTVRVQDSRAALGIIGSRFYHDPSIALRMIGVTGTNGKTTTTYVVKAMLEAASRQVGLIGTVAYLVGKEWLPASHTTPGALELQRLFARMVEARLDTVVMEVSSHALALDRTAGAEFDVAVFTNLTQDHLDFHLDMERYFRAKRTLFAELGQAGSRKERKLAIINADDPWGQRIRDACRVPVWTYGLHRQADLHAADVTLSASGTRFTLRSPLGACAIQSRLVGEHNVYNLLAAIGVALHEGLTLDQIRVAAETVSSVPGRFERVEAGQDFTVVVDYAHTEDALVRLLTAAQALRTGRIITVFGCGGDRDRTKRPKMGRAAVQYSDVVVLTSDNPRTEDPAAILSEVEVGVKEALVARPHVRYRMAADRRVAIEAAIQEAKTGDMILIAGKGHEDYQIIGTVKHHFDDREVAREAIGKLRTGA, via the coding sequence ATGACACTCGACGAACTGATCGGTCCCATTCAGCGACGACTTGGGGTGTTGGAGCGGAGCGGGGATCAGCAGGTGATGATTACCGGCCTGACCGACGATTCCAGGAAAGTGGAGTCGGGCTCTCTCTTCGTGGCCGTGAAGGGTGAGCGGACCGATGGGCATGAGTTTCTGGATCGCGTCCTGAACGCGGGGGCGGCCGCGGTAGTAGTGGACCGAGGTACAGCAGTCGGATCAATCCCCACCGTTCGCGTACAGGACTCGCGTGCGGCCTTGGGGATCATCGGCAGCCGGTTCTATCATGATCCTTCGATCGCGCTGCGGATGATCGGGGTGACGGGTACGAACGGAAAAACGACGACGACCTACGTCGTGAAGGCCATGCTCGAAGCGGCGAGCAGGCAGGTTGGGCTCATCGGCACGGTCGCCTATCTCGTCGGGAAAGAATGGTTGCCGGCTTCGCACACGACGCCGGGAGCCCTGGAATTGCAGCGGTTGTTTGCGAGGATGGTCGAGGCACGGTTGGATACGGTGGTGATGGAGGTGTCGTCGCACGCGCTCGCGCTGGATCGGACGGCCGGCGCCGAATTTGACGTGGCGGTGTTTACCAACCTGACGCAGGACCATCTCGACTTTCACCTCGACATGGAGCGGTATTTCCGGGCGAAGCGCACACTCTTCGCCGAACTCGGGCAGGCAGGGAGCCGCAAGGAACGGAAGCTGGCGATCATCAATGCCGATGATCCCTGGGGCCAGCGGATTCGTGATGCTTGCAGGGTTCCGGTTTGGACCTATGGTTTGCATCGGCAGGCTGACCTCCACGCCGCGGACGTGACGCTGTCGGCATCCGGCACCAGATTTACGCTGCGTAGTCCCCTTGGAGCCTGTGCCATTCAGAGCCGATTGGTGGGGGAGCACAATGTCTATAATCTCTTGGCTGCCATCGGCGTGGCCCTGCACGAAGGGCTGACGCTCGACCAGATCCGTGTTGCTGCGGAAACGGTGTCCAGTGTGCCGGGGCGATTCGAACGCGTGGAGGCAGGTCAGGATTTTACCGTCGTGGTGGACTATGCACATACCGAAGACGCGTTGGTCCGGTTGCTGACCGCGGCGCAGGCGCTCCGCACAGGACGTATCATCACCGTCTTCGGGTGCGGCGGCGATCGCGACCGGACCAAGCGTCCCAAGATGGGACGCGCGGCTGTGCAATACAGTGATGTGGTGGTGTTGACGTCGGACAACCCGCGAACGGAGGATCCCGCCGCCATCCTCAGTGAAGTCGAAGTCGGGGTGAAGGAGGCGCTCGTCGCGAGGCCTCACGTTCGCTATCGCATGGCTGCCGATCGCCGGGTTGCGATCGAGGCGGCGATTCAAGAAGCCAAGACGGGCGATATGATCTTGATCGCGGGGAAGGGTCACGAGGATTATCAGATCATAGGAACCGTGAAACATCACTTCGACGATCGCGAAGTAGCGCGTGAAGCGATCGGCAAACTCCGGACCGGTGCCTGA